A single Mixta calida DNA region contains:
- a CDS encoding VirK/YbjX family protein: MSTITHSPTPEFSTGSLFFQLTRGQFKPNKLWECRRFRTKFLLRSLAFPVTTFSYMEQMSRLPAMRQALTIQGLLPAKIHRPYLCAHFSVKQRAQALLDHYGTVQQLPRALYQLFLSPVDQTVARLHGKNDERFDVVCSTGRFDREGEVTLVLLYNGITIASLSFSFLQQAGRLGLLIGGLQGPRKTVDASIIRDATKAGHGLFPKRVLMETLFYLAARCGVTQIQAVGDDTHVFRSLRYRHSKKEVFHASYSEFWLSLNGEALKSGLYQLPLAMPRKPLEEIASKKRAEYRRRYEFMDMLEKQLSEAVEEERGRM; the protein is encoded by the coding sequence ATGTCGACGATTACACATAGCCCAACGCCGGAATTTTCTACCGGCTCGCTTTTTTTTCAGTTAACGCGTGGTCAATTTAAGCCAAATAAACTGTGGGAATGCCGCCGCTTCCGCACCAAGTTTTTATTGCGCTCGCTGGCTTTTCCCGTCACCACCTTTTCCTATATGGAACAGATGTCGCGGCTGCCGGCGATGCGTCAGGCGTTGACTATTCAGGGATTGCTGCCGGCGAAAATCCATCGCCCCTATCTGTGCGCGCATTTTAGCGTTAAGCAGCGCGCCCAGGCGCTGCTCGATCACTACGGCACCGTTCAGCAGCTGCCGCGCGCGCTTTACCAGCTGTTCTTATCGCCGGTCGATCAGACGGTGGCGCGTCTGCACGGCAAAAATGATGAACGGTTTGACGTGGTTTGCAGCACCGGCCGTTTCGATCGCGAAGGCGAAGTTACGCTGGTGCTGCTCTATAACGGCATTACCATCGCATCGCTCTCGTTCTCGTTTTTACAGCAGGCGGGCAGGCTGGGACTGCTGATCGGCGGGTTGCAGGGGCCGCGTAAAACGGTGGATGCCAGCATTATCCGCGATGCCACCAAAGCGGGCCACGGACTTTTTCCCAAGCGCGTATTGATGGAGACGCTGTTTTATCTGGCTGCGCGCTGCGGAGTGACGCAGATCCAGGCGGTCGGCGACGATACTCACGTTTTCCGCAGCCTGCGCTATCGCCACAGCAAAAAAGAGGTGTTTCACGCCAGCTATAGCGAGTTCTGGCTGTCGCTGAACGGGGAGGCGTTGAAGAGCGGTCTTTATCAGCTGCCGCTGGCGATGCCGCGCAAGCCGCTTGAGGAGATAGCCAGTAAAAAGCGCGCCGAATATCGCCGTCGCTATGAATTTATGGATATGCTGGAAAAACAGCTTTCTGAAGCGGTGGAGGAAGAGCGTGGCCGGATGTAA
- a CDS encoding YibL family ribosome-associated protein has translation MKEQEKAEIKRLSDQLDALNRKEPMLLESGDAEKLGALLKEKETLIAEIERLRDVRDQKLSKEAQKLQKLPFSRAITKKEQADMGALKKSVRGLVVVHPMTALGKEMGLKEMTGYAPKPF, from the coding sequence ATGAAAGAGCAGGAAAAAGCCGAAATCAAGCGCCTCAGCGACCAGCTGGATGCGCTCAATCGTAAAGAGCCGATGTTGCTGGAATCGGGCGATGCGGAGAAACTCGGCGCGCTGCTGAAAGAAAAAGAGACGCTGATCGCCGAGATCGAACGTCTGCGCGACGTGCGCGATCAAAAGCTGAGCAAAGAAGCGCAGAAGCTGCAAAAGCTGCCGTTTAGCCGCGCCATCACCAAAAAAGAGCAGGCGGATATGGGCGCCCTGAAGAAAAGCGTGCGCGGCCTGGTGGTGGTACATCCGATGACCGCGCTGGGCAAAGAGATGGGCCTGAAAGAGATGACCGGCTACGCGCCAAAACCTTTCTGA
- the mtlR gene encoding mannitol operon repressor MtlR produces the protein MINVQATMEEKQAFENRVLERLNAGRSVRSFLIAAVELLTEAVNLLVLQVFRKDDYAVKYAVEPLLLGDGPLGELSVRLKLIYGLGVISRHEYEDCELLMALREELNHDGTEYRFSDDEILGPFGELHCVSAWPPRPDFSSDDEQLRAMQQQRYQQVLRSTMVLSLTELISRISMKQAFKK, from the coding sequence ATGATAAATGTACAGGCAACAATGGAAGAGAAGCAGGCTTTTGAAAATCGGGTGCTGGAGCGACTGAATGCCGGACGCTCGGTAAGAAGCTTCCTGATTGCCGCCGTTGAACTGTTGACCGAAGCGGTCAACCTGTTGGTGCTTCAGGTGTTTCGCAAGGATGACTATGCGGTGAAATATGCCGTCGAGCCATTACTGCTCGGCGACGGGCCGCTGGGCGAACTGTCGGTGCGGCTGAAGCTGATTTACGGTCTCGGCGTGATCAGCCGCCATGAATATGAAGACTGCGAACTGCTGATGGCGCTGCGTGAGGAGCTAAACCACGACGGCACCGAATACCGCTTCAGCGATGACGAAATTCTTGGGCCGTTCGGCGAGCTGCATTGTGTCAGCGCCTGGCCGCCCCGCCCTGACTTTTCCAGCGACGATGAACAGCTGCGCGCCATGCAGCAGCAGCGCTATCAACAGGTGCTGCGCTCAACGATGGTGCTCTCCCTGACGGAGCTTATCTCACGCATCAGCATGAAGCAGGCTTTCAAAAAGTAG
- the mtlD gene encoding mannitol-1-phosphate 5-dehydrogenase — translation MKALHFGAGNIGRGFIGKLLADAGIELVFADVNQAVLDALNARHQYPVHVVGEQAQVDTVTGVSAVNSTSEEVITLIAEVDIVTTAVGPQILARIADSIARGLAKRSDSANTRPLNIIACENMVRGTSQLKAHVLAALPEQYHAWVEEHVGFVDSAVDRIVPPGEAGSSDPLEVTVETFSEWIVDKTQFKGELPAIPGMELTDNLMAFVERKLFTLNTGHAITAYLGQLAGHQTIRDAILDPAVRAVVKGAMQESGAVLIKRYGFDAQKHAAYIEKILTRFENPYLKDDVERVGRQPLRKLSAGDRLIKPTLGTLEYQLPHDNLVKGIAAAMRYRSAQDPQAQELEALLEKVGPQAALAQVSGLDADSEVVAAVVKAYNAMP, via the coding sequence ATGAAAGCATTACATTTCGGCGCCGGTAATATCGGTCGTGGTTTTATCGGCAAGCTGCTGGCGGACGCTGGCATTGAACTGGTGTTTGCCGACGTTAATCAGGCGGTGCTGGACGCGCTGAACGCCCGTCACCAGTACCCGGTGCATGTGGTCGGCGAGCAGGCGCAGGTAGACACGGTGACCGGCGTCAGCGCCGTCAACAGCACCAGCGAAGAGGTGATTACGCTGATCGCCGAGGTTGATATCGTTACCACGGCGGTTGGCCCGCAAATCCTCGCGCGTATCGCTGACAGCATCGCGCGCGGCCTGGCCAAACGCAGTGATAGCGCTAATACCCGCCCGTTAAACATTATCGCCTGTGAAAATATGGTGCGCGGCACCAGTCAGCTGAAAGCGCATGTGCTGGCCGCGTTGCCGGAGCAGTATCACGCCTGGGTCGAGGAGCATGTCGGCTTCGTCGATTCCGCCGTTGACCGCATCGTGCCGCCGGGCGAAGCGGGCAGCAGCGATCCGCTGGAAGTGACCGTCGAGACCTTCAGTGAGTGGATCGTCGATAAAACCCAATTTAAAGGCGAACTGCCCGCCATTCCGGGCATGGAGCTGACTGATAATCTGATGGCGTTCGTCGAGCGCAAACTGTTTACGTTGAATACCGGCCATGCGATCACCGCTTATCTGGGCCAGCTGGCGGGGCACCAAACCATCCGCGACGCCATTCTCGATCCGGCGGTGCGCGCGGTGGTGAAAGGAGCGATGCAGGAGAGCGGCGCGGTGCTGATCAAGCGCTACGGCTTCGACGCACAGAAACATGCCGCCTATATCGAAAAAATCCTGACCCGCTTTGAAAACCCATACCTGAAAGATGACGTCGAGCGTGTTGGCCGCCAGCCGCTGCGCAAGCTGAGCGCGGGCGATCGCCTGATCAAGCCGACGCTCGGCACGCTGGAGTATCAGCTGCCGCACGATAACCTGGTGAAAGGCATCGCCGCCGCCATGCGCTACCGCAGCGCACAGGACCCGCAGGCGCAGGAGCTGGAGGCGCTCCTGGAAAAAGTGGGCCCGCAGGCGGCGCTGGCGCAGGTTTCTGGCCTGGATGCCGACAGCGAAGTGGTCGCAGCAGTGGTTAAGGCCTATAACGCAATGCCATAA
- a CDS encoding PTS mannitol transporter subunit IICBA, whose amino-acid sequence MSSSVKVKVQSFGRFLSNMVMPNIGAFIAWGIITALFIPTGWLPNETLAKLVGPMITYLLPLLIGYTGGRLVGGDRGGVVGAITTMGVIVGADMPMFLGSMIAGPLGGWAIKTFDRAVDGKIKSGFEMLVNNFSAGIIGMLLAILAFLAIGPLVEGLSHILAAGVNIMVQNNLLPLTSIFVEPAKILFLNNAINHGIFSPLGIQQASEAGKSIFFLIEANPGPGMGVLVAYMFFGRGNAKQSASGAAIIHFLGGIHEIYFPYVLMAPRLLIAVILGGMTGVFTLTLLNGGLVSPASPGSILAVLAMTPKGAYFANIAAIVAAFAVSFVVSAVLLKTSKVKDEDDIEAATRRMQDMKAQSKGQAGAPAAASAGLNGDLSHVRKIIVACDAGMGSSAMGAGVLRKKVQDAGLTQISVTNTAINALPGDVDLVITHRDLTERAMRQAPHAQHISLNNFLDSGLYSDLTSRLVDAQRSVEHREKVNAALSDSFESNNEHLFKLGASNVFLGQQAASKEEAIRFAGEQLVKGGYVEPEYVDAMLEREKLTPTYLGESIAVPHGTVEAKDRVLKTGVVFCQYPRGVRFGEEEDDIARLVIGIAARNNEHIQVITSLTNALDDESVIARLATTNSVQEVLDLLTGQPA is encoded by the coding sequence ATGTCCTCATCTGTCAAGGTCAAGGTTCAAAGCTTTGGTCGTTTTCTAAGCAATATGGTGATGCCGAATATCGGCGCCTTTATCGCCTGGGGCATCATCACCGCCCTGTTTATTCCTACCGGCTGGCTGCCGAACGAAACGCTGGCGAAGCTGGTCGGCCCGATGATCACCTACCTGCTGCCGCTGCTGATCGGTTATACCGGCGGACGTCTGGTCGGCGGCGATCGCGGCGGCGTGGTGGGCGCGATTACCACCATGGGCGTGATCGTTGGCGCGGATATGCCGATGTTCCTCGGTTCGATGATTGCCGGTCCGCTGGGCGGCTGGGCGATCAAAACCTTTGACCGCGCGGTAGACGGCAAAATCAAAAGCGGCTTCGAGATGCTGGTCAACAACTTCTCGGCGGGCATCATCGGTATGCTGCTGGCGATTCTGGCGTTCCTCGCCATCGGTCCGCTGGTGGAAGGCCTCTCCCATATTCTCGCCGCGGGCGTGAATATCATGGTGCAGAACAACCTGCTGCCTCTGACCTCGATTTTCGTTGAACCGGCGAAGATTCTGTTCCTGAACAACGCCATCAACCACGGCATCTTCTCGCCTCTGGGCATCCAGCAGGCCAGCGAAGCCGGCAAATCCATTTTCTTCCTGATTGAAGCCAACCCAGGCCCGGGCATGGGCGTGCTGGTCGCCTATATGTTCTTTGGCCGCGGCAACGCGAAACAGTCAGCGAGCGGTGCGGCCATTATCCACTTCCTTGGCGGCATCCATGAAATCTACTTCCCGTATGTGCTGATGGCGCCGCGCCTGCTGATCGCCGTGATTCTCGGCGGCATGACCGGCGTCTTCACCCTGACGCTGCTGAACGGCGGTCTGGTTTCTCCTGCTTCTCCTGGCTCTATTCTGGCGGTGCTGGCCATGACGCCGAAAGGCGCCTACTTCGCCAATATCGCGGCGATCGTCGCGGCTTTCGCCGTCTCCTTCGTGGTTTCCGCCGTACTGCTGAAAACCAGTAAAGTAAAAGACGAAGACGATATCGAAGCGGCCACTCGTCGCATGCAGGATATGAAAGCGCAGTCTAAAGGCCAGGCGGGCGCGCCTGCCGCGGCCAGCGCCGGTCTGAACGGCGATTTAAGCCACGTGCGTAAAATCATCGTCGCCTGTGACGCCGGTATGGGCTCCAGCGCCATGGGCGCTGGCGTGCTGCGTAAGAAAGTGCAGGACGCGGGACTGACGCAGATCTCCGTCACCAATACCGCTATCAACGCCTTGCCGGGCGACGTCGACCTGGTGATCACGCATCGCGATCTCACCGAACGCGCCATGCGCCAGGCGCCGCATGCGCAGCATATCTCGCTGAATAACTTCCTCGACAGCGGTCTTTATAGCGACCTGACCTCGCGTCTGGTAGACGCGCAGCGCAGCGTGGAACACCGTGAAAAGGTTAACGCGGCCCTGAGCGACAGCTTTGAGAGCAACAACGAGCATCTGTTTAAGCTGGGCGCCAGCAACGTATTCCTCGGCCAGCAGGCCGCCAGCAAAGAAGAGGCGATCCGCTTCGCCGGTGAGCAGCTGGTGAAAGGCGGTTATGTTGAGCCAGAATATGTCGACGCGATGCTGGAACGTGAGAAACTGACGCCGACCTACCTGGGTGAATCCATCGCGGTGCCGCACGGTACGGTTGAAGCGAAAGATCGCGTGCTAAAAACCGGCGTGGTGTTCTGTCAGTATCCGCGAGGCGTGCGCTTCGGCGAAGAGGAAGATGACATCGCCCGTCTGGTGATCGGCATCGCCGCTCGCAATAACGAGCACATCCAGGTCATCACCAGCCTGACCAACGCGCTGGATGACGAAAGCGTAATTGCGCGTCTCGCCACCACCAACAGCGTGCAGGAAGTGCTGGATCTGCTTACCGGTCAGCCAGCCTGA
- a CDS encoding DUF3053 domain-containing protein, with protein sequence MATGVSRVWMRLWLPLAALLVIFQLTGCGDKEGEQRKAFSDFLQNTVMRSGERLPALSEDQKQRFGNYTSDYAIIYDFSQQVNKAVDQGLRPVVDELSAIRLPQDYLTRRDALRQASGSLSVLTQQIQNAKTQADSSKAALKQPDDLKAVYDRVYTKVVTQPAASLMPLLPALQSLSQDVVQTGDFLQQQGDRVTFNDNGVQFPTQEQASQYNTLMSNVSAKAQALTQAQSAVQGGFQ encoded by the coding sequence ATGGCGACCGGAGTTTCCCGCGTCTGGATGCGCCTGTGGCTGCCGTTGGCGGCCCTGTTGGTCATCTTTCAACTTACCGGCTGCGGTGATAAAGAGGGTGAACAGCGTAAGGCTTTTAGTGACTTTTTACAGAATACCGTGATGCGCAGCGGTGAACGCCTGCCGGCGCTCAGTGAAGATCAGAAGCAGCGCTTTGGCAATTACACCAGTGACTACGCCATCATTTATGATTTTTCGCAGCAGGTGAACAAAGCGGTGGATCAGGGTCTGCGTCCGGTGGTAGACGAGCTTTCCGCCATTCGTCTGCCGCAAGACTACCTGACGCGCCGCGACGCGCTGCGCCAGGCGAGTGGCTCGCTCAGCGTGTTGACGCAGCAGATTCAGAACGCTAAGACTCAGGCCGACAGCAGCAAGGCGGCGCTGAAACAGCCGGATGATTTAAAAGCGGTATATGACCGCGTTTATACCAAAGTGGTGACCCAGCCTGCGGCGTCGCTGATGCCGCTGCTGCCAGCGCTGCAATCGCTGAGCCAGGATGTGGTGCAGACTGGCGATTTCCTGCAACAGCAGGGCGATCGGGTCACCTTTAACGACAATGGCGTGCAGTTCCCGACGCAGGAGCAGGCGAGCCAGTACAATACGTTGATGAGCAACGTATCGGCCAAAGCACAGGCGCTGACGCAGGCGCAGAGCGCAGTGCAGGGCGGCTTCCAGTAA